Sequence from the Rhizobium sp. TH2 genome:
TTGGCCTTGATCGAGTCGATGATGAACTGGTGGGCCGAGCGCGGATCGAGCGGCACATCGACGACATCGGGGACGCCGATATTGCCGAGCCCGTCATCGCCGTGGATATAGGCCGGGAACGGATGCGTCGCCCTGCCTGGTTCATACTGTTCGGCGGCACCCTTGGCTATCGGCGCCGAAATACCCCATTGCTGCTTGAGATATTGCGCATTGCGCGTCGTCGTCTCGATCGAGGCATTGCCGAAGGCGGTGGTGATGCCGATCAGGTCGATCTCGGGATGGCGCGCGAGAAAGAGCAGGGCCATGGCGTCATCGACGCCGGGATCGGTGTCAAAAATCACTTTATGCATATGAGAGCCCGTCCAATTTTTCTTGTTGTTTGAGATGCGCAGAGCTTTCGCAAAGCCCGCGCCAAATTTCCAGTCATTTTTAATGAATGGTCACGTGCTACGAGCCGCTTCGGCCACCGCGATCGTCACGCCACCCGACTTGGTCTTCTCGACAACCAGCACGCCAGCCGGCCCGGTCGCCGCAAGCGCGGCGGCTTCCGCCACGCCATGGCAGCCGATCCGCTCGAAAAGCGCGTCCGACGGGTTGGCAAGCCGTGGCGTCTCCTGCTCGAGCCGTGCCGCATCGAAGACAATCACCGAGACGCCGAAATAGGATGCGACGGCCTGCACGGCCGGATGCTCGGCACGGCCGAAGACCGTTGCGATCGCCAAGACGGCTTCGTCCTGTAGACCGGCCACGGAAAGCGCCTGCATCGCCGCATCGGCAGCCTCGCGGCCCGAAGCGGTTTGCGAAACACCCAGGCCGATCACGAGCTCGCGCTTCACGTTCTATCCTCCCAAAGTCGGCGTCGGCGCCGCGGCCTTGATCGCCTCGATATCGGCCTTGTAGCGCTCCGTCATCCGCGCTGCGGTTTCGGCATCGAACCTGATCTTTTCGGATTTCGAAAAGCGCTCGAACGGCAGCAGCACATAGCGCCGGCCGATATGCTGGATCGACTTCCGCGCCCCCGCCGACCAGCCGATTCTCCCGGCAATCCCGTTCCAGCGGCGGTAGGCATTCACCATGCCCTTGCCGATCGACATGTTCTTGTTGGGCGGCGAGCGCCCAGCCTCGCCGAGCGCTGCCATGATTTCGGGAAAGGCCCGGCTGAACAGCCCATGCGCGTCCTTGACGAGATCGGCATGATCGTAGATCTCGACGCGCTCTGTTCCGAAATGCTTTCGTAGCGAGGCCACGGCCGGCGCCCATGTCGCCTTTTCCAGATTGTAGGCACGGACGAATTTCTCGAATTCCATGTCGTTGCCCATCCTGACCTGCTGGACGTACCAGGAAGGCAGGAAGCCAGCGAAATCGCGGATGAAATAACGGACCTCGACATCATACCCTTCAAGCGCCTCGGCCATCAGCCGCGCCGATTCCTCGGCTTTTGGCAGGAAGGTCTTGTTGCCCTTGACCGCCGGCTTTCCAAGCAGGCCCTCGTTCGAAATGATCAGCGTGTGCACGTTGTTCTGCTCGAACAACGTCTCGATCAGTTTACGGACCTGCTTGATCTCCTTCTTCCGGCCGCCCTCACCCTTGAGATTGGACAGCATGATGCGGATATCGTCCGCCTCGCGCTTTTTTCGCGAAACCGCGGGAAAATAAAAACCGGCCTTCAGCATGCGCTCGCGGTTGTCATAGAGCAGGTGCTGGAAGCTGGTGGAGCCCGTCTTCGGTGCACCACAGTGGATAATGATCTTTCGGGCCATCGTTCGTCCATTGGAAATCTCGCGGAGGATTGACATTTGCCGAGGCTCGGCGTCAAGCCAAAAGCATGTCCGGCTCTCGACAACACTTGAAGTGCGGAGCCGGCTTGGGCAATGTGCCCGCGCATTCAAATCGAGCCCCGCCTTGCCTGAAATCACCCTTTATCTTCTCACCCTTCTCTTCATCGCGGCATTCCTGGCCGGCTTCGTCGATGCGATCGCCGGCGGCGGCGGTATGATCTCGGTTCCGGCCATGCTGCTAGCCGGCTTCTCGCCCATCGAAACGCTCGGCACCAACAAGCTGCAATCGCTGTTCGGCTCGGGCTCCGCGACGCTCGCCTATGCGCGGGCCGGCCATGTGAATGTCAGGTCGCAATTGCCGATGGCGCTGATGTCGACACTGGGCGGAGCACTCGGCGCTGCCCTGACCACATTCGTGCCGGGCGACGTGCTGCGGGCACTGATGCCGATTCTGTTGATCGCCATTGCACTTTATTTCCTGCTCAAACCCAATATCAGCGATGTCGACCAGCACCAGAAGATGACGCCATTTCTCTTCGGTCTGACGCTGGTTCCGCTCATCGGCTTCTACGACGGCATCTTCGGCCCCGGCACCGGCTCTTTCTTCATGCTCGCATTCGTAACCCTGATCGGCTTCGGCCTGCTGAAGGCGACCGCGCATACCAAGATGCTGAATTTCGCCTCGAATATCGGCGCGTTCGCGGTCTTCGCGTTTTCGGGCGTCATCCTCTGGAAAGCGGGTCTGGTCATGGGCATCGGCCAGTTCCTCGGCGCCCAGGCAGGCTCGCGCCTCGCCATGAAGAGCGGCGCGAAGATCATCCGCCCCCTGCTCGTCACCGCCTGTATCGCGCTGGCGATCCGGCTGCTCGCCGATCCATCCAACCCTGTGCGTAGCTGGATTGGCGTGTAAGGCAGGCGGATTGGCGCACAGAGCCTTTCAAGACCAGCCCCGCGCCAGCCGCCTGTGGTCATGTCCGGCGTCTTGGATAGGAGCACGCCATGGCCACCACCAATCTGGGTCTCGGGGATCACTGGGACCAGTTTATCACCAAGCAGGTCGCAAGCGGCCGCTACGATACGGCCAACGAGGTCATTCGCGAGGCCTTGCGCGCGCTCGAAGCCCGTGAGGCGAAGCTTGCCACGCTGATCGCCCATCTCGAAGCCGGCGACGCCATGGATATCGAGGGATTCGACAGCGATCTGTCGATCGAGCAACTGATCGAAGAGCTCGATGCCGAACTTGATTCGAACACATCAGACAAGATCAGGCACTGACCATGCCTTCGCGCCGGGCCTTAAACATGGTCGGCGCTAAGCCTTCAATGATCCGCCTCGCAATGGCTGTGATCGCTCAACACCTCGATGATTCGGCAATCAGCCGCAATGCCTGAGCGATGGCCTTCCAGCATCCGCTCCAACTCGCCCTTCAGCCGCGTCAGCCGAACGATACGCCGCTCGACATCGGCGAGCCTGTCGGCCGCGATCCGGTCGGCGCCATGGCACGGCTTCTCGGGATGGTCGGAGAGATCGATCAGGCTGCGGATCGCATCGAGCGAAAAGCCCATCTCGCGCGCATGGGCGATAAAGCCCAGCCTGTCTCGCGCTTTGGCCGAGTAACGCCGCTGTCCGCCGCCGGTGCGCGGTGCCGCAGCCATCAGCCCGATATCCTCGTAATAGCGGATGGTCGGCACCTTGACGCCGGTCGCGCCGGCCAGTTCACCGATCGAAAATTCTTTCATACCAAAAACCTCCAGTCTCTGGAGATATGATGGGCCTGCCAAGCCGGAATTTCAATAACCCGTCAGAACTCGACGCCCTTCTGACCCTTGATCCCGGAGCGGAATGGATGCTTGATCAATTCCATCTCGGTCACGAGGTCGGCGATCTCGATCAACTCGTCCTTGGCGTTGCGGCCGGTCATCACGACGTGGCACATCGGCGGCTTTTCGTTCTGAAGAAATGCGATCACCTCCGCCACATCGAGATAATCGTAGCGCAACGCGATATTGATCTCGTCGAGCAGCACCATGCTCTTTTCGCCCGAGGAAATCAGGTCCTTGGCCTTGGCCCAGGCCGCCTGCGCCGCCGCCACGTCGCGGGCGCGGTCCTGCGTCTCCCAGGTGAAGCCCTCGCCCATCGTATGGAACTCGCAAAGATCGGCGAAATGCCGGTCGATCAGGTCGCGCTCACCGGTCTCCATCGCGCCCTTGATGAACTGCACCACCGCGCAGGGCATGCCATGGGCGATATGTCGGAAGATCATCCCGAAGCCCGCCGTCGACTTGCCCTTGCCCTTGCCGGTATTGACGATGATCAGGCCCTTCTCGCCGACTTTGGTCGCCATGATCTTGTCCCGCGCGGCCTTCTTCTTGGCCATCTTCTCGGCATGGCGGGCGTCATCATGGACGATGGTCTCGGTGGTTTCTTCGGTCAATTTATTTCTTTCTGTCGGGAAGCACATAATGGAAACGGCAGAACAGAACTTCCAGCGTCTGGTCTTCTCCCCTGCCGTAGACGCGATATATAAACCGATGTTCGCCAGAAATGCGTCTCGACCATAGCCCTTGCATCTCACCGCGCAACGGCTCGGGTTTTCCGAGCCCCGTGAACGGATTACGCATAGTGTCCTTGATCAGGGCATTTATCTTTTCGATATATTGCCAATCGGCCTGCTGCCAGTGGATATAGTCGAGCCATGCGCGTGAAGACCAGCATAGCCTCACTGCGCAGCTTCCGCGTCTTTTCGCTCGACGATGTCATGTTCGACCAGCTTGCCGGCATTCATCTCCGCGATCGACTCGCGAAGTAGCTGGGCATTCGCAGGATTGGACGTGAGATGCAGGGTTTCCATCATGCTCTCATATTCCTCCTCCGACATGACCACTATCGCCTTGCGATTGTTGCGCGTCACGAACAGAGGCGCACGGCTGTTCTCGACTTCATCGAGGTGAGCCGCGAGATTTTGGCGGAAATCAGAAACATTGACGTAAGACATGACAATCTCCTTTGTACGTGAATATGTACAACATCTAGCGCGCGTTTTCAACGCCCATCGCCGCCATCTCCGCCAGCCCGAAGCGCGCCGAATTGGATTTCGGCTTCCACATGCCGCGATCGATCGCATCGAGGAAACGCTTCGCGATATCCCTCAACGCCGCCTCGTTCTTCTCCTCGATGAAATCACGCACCGTGTCGTCCATCAGGAAGGCCCGGTAGGCCGCCTCGAAATGGTGGTCCTTCACCGCGCCGGTCGTGGCGGCGAAGGCGAACATGAAATCCACCGTCGCAGCGATCTCGGCGGCACCCTTGTAGCCATGCCGCATGACGCCCGCGATCCACTTCGGATTGACCACGCGGCCGCGCATGACGCGCGAGATTTCCTCGTCCAACGACCGAACCACCGGCTTCTCCGGCCGCGAATGGTCGTTGTGATAGATCGCCGGACGGCTGCCCGACAGGTGCTCGGCGGCGGCTGCCATGCCACCTTCGAATTGGTAATAATCATCGGAATCGAGCAGGTCATGCTCGCGATTGTCCTGGTTCTGCACCACGGCCTGGATCGTCTTCATCCGCTCGGCGAAGAGTGTGCGCGCCGCCTCGCCCTCTTCCTGCGTGCCATAGGCGTAGCCACCCCAATCGAGGAAACTTTCGGCCAGTTCGGCGCGGTCGTCCCAAAGGTTCTCATCCATCAACGCCTGCAGGCCCGCGCCATACGTCCCCGGCTTCGAGCCGAACACGCGGTGGCCGGCCTGACGTGTGCCCGATGTCTCCGCCTCACGCACCATACGCGCCGCGATCGGATTGTCGGCCTCGTCCTCGTCAAGCGCGCCGATCGCCCGCACCGCCCGGTCGAACAGCGCGATCTGCTCGGGAAAGGCATCACGGAAGAAGCCCGATATTCTCAGCGTCACGTCGACGCGCGGCCTACCGAGCACCGCCATCGGAATGATCTCGTAGCCGGTCACCCGCGCCGATCCCATATCCCAGACCGGCTTGGCGCCAATCAGCGCCAAGGCTTGGGCGATATCATCGCCACCGGTGCGCATGTTGGATGTGCCCCAGGCAGTGATGCCCATCGATGTCGGCCAGTCACCGTGATCCTGCACGTAGCGCGTGACGAGCAATTCGGCCGACTTGCGGCCCAGCTCCCAGGCGGTCGGCGTCGGTACCGAGCGCGTATCGACGGAATAGAAATTCCTGCCGGTCGGAAGCACATCCGGCCGACCACGCGTCGGTGCGCCGGAGGGACCGGGAGCGACGAAACGGCCGGAGAGGCCGGTCATCAGGGCGTCGATTTCGGCCGGACCGCAGGCCACGATAGAGGGTTTGAGACGGGTCTCGATCTCATTCATGACCAATTGGGTTTGCCGCCAATCATCCGGGCACGCGATGTCACTGGACACCAGCTTCGCCGCCAGCATTTCGATCCGCTCGACGGTGTCGGCATTGGTGCGCCAGAGGCCGTCGAAAAGTCCGGCCAGAATGTCTGGCTTCGGTCCGGTCCAAGGCGTGGCCATCTCGCAATCGAGAGGGTCGAATGTATATCCACCCAACAAATCCCCCGCAATCGCCCGCTGCAAGCTCTGCCCCGCCCCCTCACCGCTCCCACGCGGCGAACGCGCCAGCGCCACCGTCAGGTCCGTCAGCAACCGCCCCTCCGGCGACACGCCGAACACATGCAGTCCGTCCCTGATCTGCATCTCCTTCAGATCGCAGAGCCAGGCGTCGAGCTTCTGTAGCGCCATATCCTCGTCGAGCCCGGAAATGCCGACATCCTGCCCAAGCCCCGTATCGCCGGCGAGGTCGAGGATCTGCTTCTTGAGCAGCCTCAGCCGCCGCGGATCGGTGCCCTGCGCCTGGTAATATTCATCGACCAGCGCCTCGAGGTCCTTGAGATAACCGTAGCTCTCCGCCCGCGTCAGCGGTGGCGTCAGGTGGTCGATGATCACGGCGGAGGACCGCCGCTTGGCCTGTGTACCCTCGCCCGGATCGTTGACAATGAAGGGATAGAGATGCGGGGTCGGGCCGAACACCGCCTCGGGATAGCAGGTCTCGGAAAGCGCCATCGCCTTGCCCGGCAGCCATTCCATGTTGCCGTGCTTGCCCATGTGGATCACGGCATCGGCGCGGAATTCCCGCCGCAGGAAGGCATAGAATGCGAGATAACCGTGCGGCGGCACGAGATCGGCGGAATGGTATGTCTCCTTCGGATCGATATTGTAGCCGCGTGCCGGCTGGATGCCCGTCATGACATTGCCGAAGCGTGCCAGCGGCAGCGCGAACGCGCCATCGAGAAAGAAAGGATCGCTCTCCGGCGCACCCCAGCGGCCCGTCACCTCATCCTGAATCAGAGCGGGAAGCGTTGCGAAGAAGGTCTTGTAATGACTGAGCGAAAACGTCTCGCGGATCACCCGGCCGTCGGTCGCCGCATTGGTCGGTCCGGCCATCAGATGCGCGATCAGCGCATCGCCATCGGCTGGCAATTCGCCGGTTACATAGCCGGCCTCCCGCATGGCCTTCAGCACCTCGACCGAACCGGCCGGCGTATCGAGGCCGACACCATTGCCGAGCCGGCCATCCCGGTTCGGGTAATTGGCGAGGATCAGCGCAACGCGCTTGTCGGCGCTTTCGAGATGGCGAAGCCGCGCCCAGGCCACCGCCAGATCGGCTACGAAATCGACCCTGTCAGGCAGCGCCTCGGGCGTAACGATATTGACTTGTGCTTGTTCATCGAAACTCGCCGCGCGCTTGAACGACACCGCCCGCGCCAGCACCCGCCCATCGACCTCCGGCAGCGCGACATTCATGGCGAGGTCGCGGGCCGAAAGCCCCATGCTGGAACCCTCCCAGCTCTCTTTCGTCGAGCCGGAAAAGATCACTTGCAACACCTGCGCGCCGGTCTCGTCGAGCACGGTTCCGGATTTTTCCGCCCCCGGCGAGACGACGGCGAAACTTGTCGAGTTGAGCACGACATCCGGCGAGAAGCGCCTGAAGAGTTCGCGGATCGTGTTTGCCGAGAATGTATCCTTCAGGCTGGAGACGAAGATTGGCAGCACGCGGAGGCCCCGCGCCGTCAGTGCCTCGATCAGTGCTTCCACCGGCTGCGTCTGGCCACTTTGGACGAGCGCGCGGTAGAAGGTGACGACGGCGAGCGAACGTTGCTTTGAAACCACACGCTCCCACTCATCGGCATAAATCACACCTCTACCCGGCCACCATATCCCGGCCTTGGCAAGCGTCTCCGCCACCTCCGGCCTGTCACCACCCGAAACCAGCGCCTCTGCCATCCCGGCAAACCGTGCCATGTTGGTCTCGCCGCCCTCGACCAGATAGGACCAAAGCCGCGCGCAGTCCTCGCCCGCAACCGTCGACCAGGGATCAAGCCCGGCATCCGGGCGGTCGTCGCCCGGCAGCGCCGCGAACTTGAAGCCGTGTGCCTTCGACGCAGCCGTCAGCGCTTCGATCAGATAGGAGAAATAGCTGACTCCACCCAGCGCCCGCAGCACCACAAGCTTGGCATGCCGCGCGGTCTTGTCGATCCACATATCGATCGACATCGGATGCTTGAGGCTCGCCAGATTGACCAGCCGCCAGCGCGGCCCAGCCTTGTTGGCGAAGGCTGCCACGCTGGCAATCTCGGTATCGGCCGCCGACAGAAACAGGATATCGCCCGGCGACTGGCCGAGGTCGAACGCCTCGTCGCCTTCCGATATCGAACCTTTCTGGGCAAGAAGAAGATGCATCAATTACCGTCCTGAATAGCACTCGGCCTACTATGCCACGACGGCGAGCGGAGCGGCAAACTCAACCCAGCGCCCTGATATCCCGCAGGATCGCCACGTCATCCATCTCGTCATGCAGGCCGATCACCACGAGCCGCGTGCCGCGCTTCTCGTTCGCCGTCCAGGGCCGATCGAAATAGGTGTCGATCCGCGAACCGACCGCCTGGATCACCAGCCGCATCGGCTTGCCCTTCACCTCGGCAAAGCCCTTGAGCCGCAGGATGTCGTGGCGGTCGATCACCGGCTTCAGCGCTTCCACGAAGGCATTGGCATCATCAAGTGCGCCGAGTTCGACAATGAAGCTCTCGAACTCGTCATGATCATGGTCATGTGGCGCGCCTTCATGCTCAAGCTCGTGATGGGACTTGCGCAGTTCGATATGGTCTTCGGTGCCGACCCCGAGGCCGAGCAGCACCGAGGCCGGCAGGTCGCCATTGCGCGCCTCGATCATCCGCGGTTTGCGCGAAATGGCATTGGAGACAATGTCGCGGACGGACTGCAGCCCAGCGGCATCGAGCAGGTCGGCCTTGTTGAGCACGATCAGGTCGGCGGCTGTCAGCTGGTCCTCGAACAGTTCCTCGATCGGGCTCTCATGGTCGAGACCCTGGTCTTCGACCCGCTGGGCGTCGAGCGCATCGTGGTCATCGGCGAAACGGCCGGCGGCGACTGCGGCGCTGTCTACCACCGTGATCACGCCATCGACGGTCACGGCCGTCTTGATGCCCGGCCAGTTGAAGGCGGCGACCAGCGGCTGCGGCAGTGCGAGGCCCGATGTCTCGATGATGATGTGGTCGGGTCTGACGTCACGCGCCAGCAGCTTTTCCATCGTCGGAATGAAGTCATCGGCAACCGTGCAGCAGATGCAGCCATTGTTGAGCTCGATAATGTCGTCCTCGGTGCAGGCTTCAGCGCCGCAGCCCTTCAGCACGTCGCCATCGACGCCGAGATCGCCGAATTCGTTGATGATCAGCGCGATCTTCTTGCCATTGGCATTCATCAGCATGTTTCGGATCATCGTCGTCTTGCCCGCGCCGAGAAAGCCGGTGATCACCGTGGCCGGTATCTTCTGCATTGCTTCAACCCTTCATCTTGAGCGGCAGACCGGCCGCCACGAAATACACTTCGGCGGCAGCGGCCGCGATCGACTGATGAAGCCGTCCGGCATGATCGCGGAATTCCCGCGCCATGCGGTTGTCAGGCACGATGCCCAGCCCCACCTCATTGGAAACCAGGACGAGCGTCGCC
This genomic interval carries:
- the cobN gene encoding cobaltochelatase subunit CobN, with the protein product MHLLLAQKGSISEGDEAFDLGQSPGDILFLSAADTEIASVAAFANKAGPRWRLVNLASLKHPMSIDMWIDKTARHAKLVVLRALGGVSYFSYLIEALTAASKAHGFKFAALPGDDRPDAGLDPWSTVAGEDCARLWSYLVEGGETNMARFAGMAEALVSGGDRPEVAETLAKAGIWWPGRGVIYADEWERVVSKQRSLAVVTFYRALVQSGQTQPVEALIEALTARGLRVLPIFVSSLKDTFSANTIRELFRRFSPDVVLNSTSFAVVSPGAEKSGTVLDETGAQVLQVIFSGSTKESWEGSSMGLSARDLAMNVALPEVDGRVLARAVSFKRAASFDEQAQVNIVTPEALPDRVDFVADLAVAWARLRHLESADKRVALILANYPNRDGRLGNGVGLDTPAGSVEVLKAMREAGYVTGELPADGDALIAHLMAGPTNAATDGRVIRETFSLSHYKTFFATLPALIQDEVTGRWGAPESDPFFLDGAFALPLARFGNVMTGIQPARGYNIDPKETYHSADLVPPHGYLAFYAFLRREFRADAVIHMGKHGNMEWLPGKAMALSETCYPEAVFGPTPHLYPFIVNDPGEGTQAKRRSSAVIIDHLTPPLTRAESYGYLKDLEALVDEYYQAQGTDPRRLRLLKKQILDLAGDTGLGQDVGISGLDEDMALQKLDAWLCDLKEMQIRDGLHVFGVSPEGRLLTDLTVALARSPRGSGEGAGQSLQRAIAGDLLGGYTFDPLDCEMATPWTGPKPDILAGLFDGLWRTNADTVERIEMLAAKLVSSDIACPDDWRQTQLVMNEIETRLKPSIVACGPAEIDALMTGLSGRFVAPGPSGAPTRGRPDVLPTGRNFYSVDTRSVPTPTAWELGRKSAELLVTRYVQDHGDWPTSMGITAWGTSNMRTGGDDIAQALALIGAKPVWDMGSARVTGYEIIPMAVLGRPRVDVTLRISGFFRDAFPEQIALFDRAVRAIGALDEDEADNPIAARMVREAETSGTRQAGHRVFGSKPGTYGAGLQALMDENLWDDRAELAESFLDWGGYAYGTQEEGEAARTLFAERMKTIQAVVQNQDNREHDLLDSDDYYQFEGGMAAAAEHLSGSRPAIYHNDHSRPEKPVVRSLDEEISRVMRGRVVNPKWIAGVMRHGYKGAAEIAATVDFMFAFAATTGAVKDHHFEAAYRAFLMDDTVRDFIEEKNEAALRDIAKRFLDAIDRGMWKPKSNSARFGLAEMAAMGVENAR
- the cobW gene encoding cobalamin biosynthesis protein CobW, which gives rise to MQKIPATVITGFLGAGKTTMIRNMLMNANGKKIALIINEFGDLGVDGDVLKGCGAEACTEDDIIELNNGCICCTVADDFIPTMEKLLARDVRPDHIIIETSGLALPQPLVAAFNWPGIKTAVTVDGVITVVDSAAVAAGRFADDHDALDAQRVEDQGLDHESPIEELFEDQLTAADLIVLNKADLLDAAGLQSVRDIVSNAISRKPRMIEARNGDLPASVLLGLGVGTEDHIELRKSHHELEHEGAPHDHDHDEFESFIVELGALDDANAFVEALKPVIDRHDILRLKGFAEVKGKPMRLVIQAVGSRIDTYFDRPWTANEKRGTRLVVIGLHDEMDDVAILRDIRALG
- a CDS encoding helix-turn-helix domain-containing protein, producing the protein MKEFSIGELAGATGVKVPTIRYYEDIGLMAAAPRTGGGQRRYSAKARDRLGFIAHAREMGFSLDAIRSLIDLSDHPEKPCHGADRIAADRLADVERRIVRLTRLKGELERMLEGHRSGIAADCRIIEVLSDHSHCEADH
- a CDS encoding TSUP family transporter codes for the protein MPEITLYLLTLLFIAAFLAGFVDAIAGGGGMISVPAMLLAGFSPIETLGTNKLQSLFGSGSATLAYARAGHVNVRSQLPMALMSTLGGALGAALTTFVPGDVLRALMPILLIAIALYFLLKPNISDVDQHQKMTPFLFGLTLVPLIGFYDGIFGPGTGSFFMLAFVTLIGFGLLKATAHTKMLNFASNIGAFAVFAFSGVILWKAGLVMGIGQFLGAQAGSRLAMKSGAKIIRPLLVTACIALAIRLLADPSNPVRSWIGV
- the cobO gene encoding cob(I)yrinic acid a,c-diamide adenosyltransferase translates to MTEETTETIVHDDARHAEKMAKKKAARDKIMATKVGEKGLIIVNTGKGKGKSTAGFGMIFRHIAHGMPCAVVQFIKGAMETGERDLIDRHFADLCEFHTMGEGFTWETQDRARDVAAAQAAWAKAKDLISSGEKSMVLLDEINIALRYDYLDVAEVIAFLQNEKPPMCHVVMTGRNAKDELIEIADLVTEMELIKHPFRSGIKGQKGVEF
- a CDS encoding type II toxin-antitoxin system Phd/YefM family antitoxin; the protein is MSYVNVSDFRQNLAAHLDEVENSRAPLFVTRNNRKAIVVMSEEEYESMMETLHLTSNPANAQLLRESIAEMNAGKLVEHDIVERKDAEAAQ
- a CDS encoding Txe/YoeB family addiction module toxin, which produces MRLCWSSRAWLDYIHWQQADWQYIEKINALIKDTMRNPFTGLGKPEPLRGEMQGLWSRRISGEHRFIYRVYGRGEDQTLEVLFCRFHYVLPDRKK
- a CDS encoding cobalamin biosynthesis protein, with the protein product MKRELVIGLGVSQTASGREAADAAMQALSVAGLQDEAVLAIATVFGRAEHPAVQAVASYFGVSVIVFDAARLEQETPRLANPSDALFERIGCHGVAEAAALAATGPAGVLVVEKTKSGGVTIAVAEAARST
- a CDS encoding type II toxin-antitoxin system ParD family antitoxin, with the translated sequence MATTNLGLGDHWDQFITKQVASGRYDTANEVIREALRALEAREAKLATLIAHLEAGDAMDIEGFDSDLSIEQLIEELDAELDSNTSDKIRH